One Gemmatimonadaceae bacterium genomic region harbors:
- the yedA gene encoding drug/metabolite exporter YedA, which translates to MTLSESSARAASAPAPASRNRLVLGFLVIYVVWGSTYLAIRWGVETIPPFVMGGVRFLIAGGLLYGFSRWRGAAAPSAIEWRNSAIIGFLLLFVGNGAVSWSEQRVSSGMTSLMVATVPLWLVLCEVAQGKRPGFAKWAGVALGLVGVALLVLPADGQISSAAVAPSGAIVLACGSLSWTIGSLYSRTARLAKPAALAISMQMLAGGVMLMVLSVVSGELSHVHRDAITLASVYSLAYLIVFGSLIGFSTYMWLLRVASPTAVGTYAYVNPVVAVLLGVALAGERMPPQALLAMLVIVGGVAMVSLGGQFGGRRAART; encoded by the coding sequence ATGACCCTCTCCGAGTCTTCCGCCCGCGCCGCGTCGGCGCCGGCGCCCGCGAGTCGCAACCGGCTCGTGCTGGGGTTTCTGGTCATCTACGTCGTGTGGGGATCGACCTATCTGGCCATACGATGGGGCGTGGAGACGATCCCGCCATTTGTCATGGGTGGCGTGCGATTTCTGATTGCCGGTGGACTGCTCTATGGCTTCAGTCGTTGGCGCGGAGCCGCCGCACCATCGGCCATCGAATGGCGCAATTCCGCGATCATCGGCTTCCTGTTGTTGTTCGTCGGCAACGGTGCCGTGTCGTGGTCCGAGCAGCGGGTGAGTTCGGGCATGACGTCGTTGATGGTGGCCACCGTGCCGCTCTGGCTGGTGTTGTGCGAGGTGGCGCAGGGCAAGCGACCGGGATTTGCGAAATGGGCTGGCGTCGCGCTTGGACTGGTTGGCGTGGCCCTGTTGGTGCTGCCTGCCGATGGCCAGATCAGCAGCGCGGCAGTGGCACCGTCGGGCGCCATTGTGCTGGCGTGCGGATCGCTGTCCTGGACCATTGGTTCGCTGTACTCGCGCACGGCCCGTCTGGCCAAACCCGCCGCGTTGGCCATCAGTATGCAGATGCTCGCCGGCGGCGTGATGCTCATGGTGCTGTCCGTCGTCAGCGGCGAACTGTCGCACGTGCATCGAGACGCTATCACGCTGGCGTCGGTGTATTCGCTGGCGTACCTCATCGTGTTCGGTTCGCTGATCGGTTTCAGCACCTACATGTGGTTGCTGCGCGTGGCGAGTCCGACGGCCGTGGGCACGTATGCATACGTCAATCCGGTGGTGGCCGTGCTGCTGGGGGTGGCGCTGGCCGGCGAACGAATGCCGCCCCAGGCGCTGCTGGCCATGCTGGTCATTGTCGGCGGGGTCGCCATGGTGAGCCTGGGAGGTCAGTTCGGGGGAAGACGCGCCGCCAGGACGTGA